The Nitratidesulfovibrio sp. region GTACTGCGGTAACTGCTACACCATGTGCCCCGCCCTGCCCATCTCCGATGGCGAAGGCGACGGCTGCGTGATCATGGTGGGCGGCAAGGTTTCCAACCGCATCTCCATGCCCAAGTTCTCGAAGGTCGTCGTGGCCTACATCCCGAACGAAATGCCGCGCTGGCCCTCGCTGACCGCGAAGATCAAGCACATCATCGAGGTGTACGCCGCCAACGCGAACAAGTACGAACGTCTGGGCGAATGGGCCGAGCGCATCGGCTGGGAAAGCTTCTTCAAGCTGACCGGCCTCGAGTTCACCCACCACCTCATCGACGACTTCCGCGATCCGGCCTACTACACCTGGCGTCAGAGCACCCAGTTCAAGTTCTAAGCCGGACGGCAACCACATTCCGGGGGCGGGTTTGCCGCCCCCGGATAACCAAAGGGGCTATCCATGGAAGAAGCCAAGAACAAGGTCGTGGAATTCCTGCAGTCCAAGGCCGGCTCGAAGAGCAAGTTCTACTTCAACGACTTTCTCGACCTGTTCCCCGACAAGGGCCCGCGCGACGTGAAGAAGATCCTCACCGCGCTGGTGAACGCCGAAGTTCTGGAATACTGGTCCTCCGGCAGCACCACCATGTACGGCCTCAAGGGCGCCGGCAAGCAGGCCGGGGCCGAGGGCGAATAGTAGTTCTCCACGCCGGGGAACTGATTTTCCGAAAAGGCGTATGGACTGCAAGGTTCATACGCTCTTTTCGCATGCACGCCCGCCATGTGCGCCGCGCGCTCCATCCACGTTCGTCACCCGCCCCCCTGGCCGGGCCCTTCGGCATCATTGCATGAACCTTCCGCGCATCGTCATCGCCGGGCTTTCCGGCGGCTCGGGCAAGACGCTGGTATCCCTCGGCGTGGTACGCGCCCTTGCGCGCTCCGGCCTTGCGGTAAAGCCCTGCAAGAAGGGGCCGGACTACATCGACGCCTGGTGGCTGGCCCTGGCCGCCGGGCACCCCGCCACCAACCTGGACCCCTACTTTCTCGATGCGCCCATGCTGCGCTCGCTGTTCTGGACGCAGTGCGGGCTGGCGGGAGATGGAGCCAGGACCGACGCCGCGCCCGGCCCGTCAGGGGGTGAGCAGCCCGGCCTGCCTGGCCCGTCCGTTCCCTATGACCTCGCCGTCATCGAAGGCAACCGGGGGTTGTTCGACGGGCGCGACCTGTCCGGCAGCAGCTCCACGGCGGAACTTGCGCGCATCCTCGGGGCGCCGGTGGTTGTGGTGATGGACTGCACCAAGATGACCCGCACGGCGGCGGCCATCGTGTCCGGCCTGCGCCACTTCGAGCAGGGCGTGCACATCGCCGGGGTGATCCTGAACCGCACGGCGGGGCCGCGCCATCGCAGCGTGCTGCGCGAAACCATCGAGCATTACACCGACGTGCCGGTGCTGGGCATACTGCCCAAGATTGCCGACAATCCCATCCCCGAACGGCACATGGGCCTCGTTTCCGGCATGGAGCACGAGGAATGCGTGGCCGGGCTGGACCGGGTGGCTGACATCATGGCCGAACACGTGGACCTGCACCGGCTGCGCCAGGTGGCCAGTGCCGCACCCCCGGCACAGGGTCCGGTGGCCGACCTGTGGTCGCTGCTGCCCGGTGCGGCGCATGCCGCGCCGGAAGGCCCAACCCCGGCCAACGCCGATCAGGGCGCCGACGTTCCCCATGCGGCGCCCCCCCTCCGCCCGCGCATCGGCTATGTGCACGATGCGGCCCTGTGGTTCTACTACCATGAAAACCTGCTGGCCCTGCGCCATGCCGGGGCGGAACTGGTACGCCTTTCGCTGCTTGACGGCGCGGAGTGGCCGCAACTGGACGGCCTGTACCTTGGCGGCGGCTTTCCGGAAACCCTGGCCGCCCCGCTGTCCGCCAACCGTCCGGCCCTGGATCGGCTGCGCGCCCTTTCCGAATCGGGCCTGCCCATCTACGCCGAATGCGGCGGGTTCATGGTGCTGGGCCGGTCCATCGTCATGGACGGCATCGAGCACCCCATGGCGGACATCTTTCCGGTGCGCACCGTGTTCCACCCCAAGCCCCAGGGGCTCGGCTACGTCGACGCCGCCGCCGTGCTCGAAAACCCCTTCCATCCTCTGGGCGCCACCTTTCGCGGGCACGAGTTCCACTATTCGCGCTGCGTGCCCTGCGACGACGCGCCTGACGCCCCCGCCGTTCCCAGCGCCCTGCGGCTTACGGCCCAGTCCGGCCACGTCACCGGCATGGGCGATGGTCGCGACGGACTGCTGCGCCGCAACACCCTGGCCTCCTACACCCACATCTTCGCCCCTGCCGTGCCCCACTGGGCACCCGCCATGGTCCGGGCGGCGTGCGAGCACCGAGCGGCGCGCACACCCAAGACCTGACGCCTGCTTTCAGCCCTCCTCCAGCCCGGCTGCTCGATCCAGAGCCTTCAGAGCATGCCTTCTTCCCTGCCGAGGGCGCCGCGCATGCGATAGCGCTTGCACTGCATGGCGGTCTGGTTTAGCCTCCTGCACATCATTAGCAAGCAAATAATATATGCAGCAACCATATGCTGCCGCACGGGCCAAGCCCCGGGCACCCCGCGCGTGTCCTGTCCGCCGTGCCCGCCTTGCCCGGTCCAGCCGCTTCGGCGGCCGTTTCTTCCCCTTGCATCGGCACCCGCCGACCCCCTGTTTCTTCCTACCCGCAACACGGCGCGCCAGCGCGCCCTCAGGAACCGCACATGATCCGCACACACTCACCCCGTGCCATCCGTGGCGCCCACCGCTTCACGTCCGCCGCGCTGCTGCTGTGCGCGGCCCTGCTGCTGGGGCTTGTCGCACCCGCCCATGCCGAAGACAAGGATTTCACCGCCACCTTCACCGGTCGCACCGTGGGCGAGGCGGACATGGACGACGGCGGCTCGGTTTCCGTCACCGAAGCCGGGGCCAACCTGCGCTACCGCTGGTTCGGCATCGACTACCTGAATCGCCGCTACGACTGGTCGGACACCGCCAGCCTGCCCTTCGGCAACGGGTCCGAGCCGTGGGAACAGTTGCACATGCTCCGCCTGCGCGCCGACATTGCCGAACAGTTGGGCTTCGGCGGCCTTGGCTGGTTCGCCGGGGCGGGCCTGGCCGCCGGATGGGAAGAGGAAATGGACGATGCCTGGGGCCTTTCCGGCTCGGCCGGGCTTACCTGGGCGGTGGGTGGCGTGCGCCTGCGCGGCGGCATTGCGGCTTCGCTGCATCCCGTGGGCACCCGCCTGATGCCCGTTGCCGCCGCAGACTGGGGCAACCAGCGCGATATGGGCTTTTCGGCCACGTTGGGCATTCCGGAAACCATGCTGCGCTACCGTTCCTCGGACATGTTCGCCTTTCGCGTGGGTGGCCGGATGGACGGCGATACCTACCGCCTGGCCGACGACAGCCCGGTGGAGCGCGAAGGCTACATGAAGACCTCGTCCCTGACGCTGGGCGGCTACATCGACATCACCCCGCTGGACGACCTGACCCTGACCGTGGGCGCGGAATACCTGACCCGCCGCGAAATGCGCGTCTACAATTCCGACGGCGACGAACGGGACACCTACGACCTGGACGACGCCCCCGCCCTGTTCCTGCGCCTGCGTTACGGCTTCTAGGGTACTGCCGTGTCCTTCCCGTGGGGCGTGCCCCGCGCACTACGGGAAGGGCGCGACACCAACGACAGCGTGTCGCCCGGCGGCCCCGCAGGATTGACAGCGCGCGGGGCCGCCGCATAGGCAAAGGGAAACCTTCGAACAACTTCGCCACGGGAGCGCCATGCCCAAAGCCCGTTTCTATCCTCATGACGCCCCCCTGCCAGGAGTTCGCACCTCACACCGTCTCCTGTTCCTGCTCACAGAGCTGAACCGGGCCTGGCGGATGCGCCTGGACCACAGGCTGAAGCCGCTGGGCCTTTCCCTGGCCACCGGAGGCGTGCTGTGGTCGCTGACCGCGCGCGGTTCGCTGACGCAAATCCAGTTGGCCCGGCATATCGGCATCGAGGGGTCGTCCCTTGTCCGTCAGGTGGACAAGCTGGAAGCCGAAGGACTCGTTCGGCGCATCCAGAGCCCGGAAGACCGGCGCGCCAACCTGTTGGAACTGACGGAAGCCGGGGCACTGTTGGCCCGGCGCGTCATTGCCGAGGGCGTTGCCGTGCGCGATGAACTGTTCGACGGCATTCCCGACGCCGACCTGGACACCACCCTGCGCACCCTGCACCTGCTGCGCACCCGCCTGCCGGACTGAAGGCACGGCAGGCTGCCTCGTGTGCGGCATGCGCGCACGGTGACCGTGCGCCACGGGCTGCACGCCGCGCACTGTCCACCACGCCCGCATCAGGCGCATCCCCCCGCCCCGCACCTTGCCCTGTACCTTGCCCTGTTCGCATTGGCCGGCCCGAGTTGTTCAACCAGCCCCGCCGTGCTACGCAGGAATGACCATCCGCGACCAGCTTGAGGTCACTCCGTCATGTCCACCGCCTCTCCTACCCCCGGCGATCGCTCGTCGCGCCCGTTCCACCACGCACGTTCGGCATTGACCACACTTGCCTCGCTGGCGCGTTCGCCCCGCCACGCCATCGCCCTGACCTGCATGGCGGCAGGAGCGGCGTTGGCCCTGTGCCCCCCGGCGGCCCTGCCGCCGGACGCCGCCAGACCCGTGGGGCTGGCCGTTGGGGCCATCGGGTTGTGGGTTACCGCCGCGATCCCCGAATACCTCACCGCCCTGCTGTTTTTCCTGCTGGCCATCCTGCTGCGCGCCGCCCCGTCCGCCACGGTGTTCTCCGGGTTCCACTCGGCCACCTTCTGGCTGGTCTTCGGCGGGCTGTGCATGGGTACGGCCATGCAGCATACCGGGCTTGGCGCACGCATGGCGCGGGGGCTGCTGGCCCGCACGGGCACGGGCTATGCCGCGCTGGTCTGCGGGCTTGTGGCCGTGGGCGTGCTGCTGTCGTTCGTCATGCCCTCATCCATGGGCCGCATCGCCCT contains the following coding sequences:
- a CDS encoding dissimilatory sulfite reductase D family protein, which gives rise to MEEAKNKVVEFLQSKAGSKSKFYFNDFLDLFPDKGPRDVKKILTALVNAEVLEYWSSGSTTMYGLKGAGKQAGAEGE
- a CDS encoding MarR family transcriptional regulator; protein product: MPKARFYPHDAPLPGVRTSHRLLFLLTELNRAWRMRLDHRLKPLGLSLATGGVLWSLTARGSLTQIQLARHIGIEGSSLVRQVDKLEAEGLVRRIQSPEDRRANLLELTEAGALLARRVIAEGVAVRDELFDGIPDADLDTTLRTLHLLRTRLPD
- a CDS encoding cobyrinate a,c-diamide synthase — protein: MNLPRIVIAGLSGGSGKTLVSLGVVRALARSGLAVKPCKKGPDYIDAWWLALAAGHPATNLDPYFLDAPMLRSLFWTQCGLAGDGARTDAAPGPSGGEQPGLPGPSVPYDLAVIEGNRGLFDGRDLSGSSSTAELARILGAPVVVVMDCTKMTRTAAAIVSGLRHFEQGVHIAGVILNRTAGPRHRSVLRETIEHYTDVPVLGILPKIADNPIPERHMGLVSGMEHEECVAGLDRVADIMAEHVDLHRLRQVASAAPPAQGPVADLWSLLPGAAHAAPEGPTPANADQGADVPHAAPPLRPRIGYVHDAALWFYYHENLLALRHAGAELVRLSLLDGAEWPQLDGLYLGGGFPETLAAPLSANRPALDRLRALSESGLPIYAECGGFMVLGRSIVMDGIEHPMADIFPVRTVFHPKPQGLGYVDAAAVLENPFHPLGATFRGHEFHYSRCVPCDDAPDAPAVPSALRLTAQSGHVTGMGDGRDGLLRRNTLASYTHIFAPAVPHWAPAMVRAACEHRAARTPKT